The following are encoded in a window of Paenibacillaceae bacterium GAS479 genomic DNA:
- a CDS encoding Cellulase (glycosyl hydrolase family 5): MLFTTKKTGWAIAKNSVLALSLLAVAAGCGTNNGAGINSGSAANPAETTAPPTEQTDGKVKTSEKMAFWNEQRKGANFMNSTSLPGNYAAAKEQGLEFIRVAPDKWSKERQFLFEDKPDKTPDVDFLIGSSDKYEGLVEEDFQRLKADLDAAEASGTKVVLTVLSLPGNQWRQFNGRKNDDRMWKSLEYHKQAAQFWKDLAERLKDHPAIVGYNLINEPHPETATGFDDFWVEDYEAWYVKQQNTAADLNLLYSEIVKAVRTVDQETPIMLDSGLYATPWAFKYLKPIDDPNMLYAFHMYEPYEMTSQNKNKGFTYSYPGTVKVGGSEKEMNFDREALEKFLEPVEQWAKENNIPASQIIASEFGINRMVKGADQYMNDLISIFNEKGWHWSFYAYREDTWDGMDYEMGTKSPNWKYWEAIEKGELPERNPKDADNPIWNAITDDLTK; encoded by the coding sequence ATGTTATTTACGACTAAAAAAACCGGATGGGCCATAGCCAAAAACAGTGTACTGGCGTTGTCCCTCCTGGCTGTCGCAGCGGGCTGCGGCACAAACAACGGAGCCGGAATCAATTCTGGCAGCGCAGCAAATCCTGCGGAAACGACCGCTCCTCCTACGGAACAAACCGACGGCAAGGTGAAGACTTCGGAGAAAATGGCTTTTTGGAACGAGCAGCGCAAAGGCGCCAACTTTATGAACTCAACATCGCTGCCTGGCAACTATGCCGCAGCCAAAGAGCAGGGACTCGAATTCATCCGGGTCGCGCCGGACAAATGGAGCAAGGAGAGGCAGTTTTTATTCGAAGACAAGCCGGACAAAACGCCGGATGTCGATTTTTTGATCGGTAGCTCGGATAAGTATGAAGGACTTGTCGAGGAGGATTTCCAGCGGCTGAAAGCGGATCTGGATGCGGCGGAAGCGAGCGGTACGAAGGTGGTGCTGACGGTGCTCAGCCTGCCCGGCAATCAATGGAGACAGTTCAACGGACGGAAAAACGACGACCGGATGTGGAAAAGCCTGGAGTACCACAAACAGGCGGCGCAGTTTTGGAAGGATCTTGCCGAACGGCTGAAGGATCATCCTGCCATTGTCGGTTACAATCTCATCAACGAGCCGCATCCCGAAACGGCGACCGGCTTTGATGATTTTTGGGTGGAGGATTATGAGGCTTGGTACGTCAAGCAACAGAACACAGCGGCCGATCTGAATTTGCTTTACAGCGAAATTGTCAAAGCCGTGCGCACTGTGGACCAGGAAACGCCGATAATGCTGGATTCCGGGCTCTACGCCACTCCTTGGGCATTTAAATATTTAAAGCCGATCGATGATCCTAATATGCTGTACGCCTTCCATATGTACGAGCCTTACGAAATGACGAGCCAGAATAAGAACAAGGGGTTCACCTATTCCTATCCTGGCACGGTTAAGGTAGGCGGATCAGAGAAGGAAATGAACTTCGACCGCGAGGCGCTGGAGAAGTTCCTGGAGCCGGTCGAGCAATGGGCGAAAGAGAACAACATTCCGGCAAGCCAGATAATCGCCTCGGAATTCGGGATCAATCGGATGGTGAAAGGAGCCGACCAGTACATGAACGATCTGATTTCCATTTTCAACGAGAAGGGCTGGCACTGGTCGTTCTATGCTTACCGCGAAGATACTTGGGACGGCATGGATTATGAGATGGGAACAAAAAGTCCGAACTGGAAGTATTGGGAAGCAATTGAGAAGGGCGAGCTGCCGGAGCGCAATCCGAAGGATGCGGATAACCCGATCTGGAACGCCATAACGGATGATTTAACCAAATAA
- a CDS encoding Signal transduction histidine kinase: MSKLGRKLFWRMAAMLAVVFIVSALINTYFLPKYLLYEKKTALAELADIVAYSGPTELKRREQELERQYGATIVSAELQTNLDELNDRLLRLLNADGVSLSRFWLAEEGLDQLLQNKPVYRLYSQTKLNTSFLVTFLRADDRIVVIGSPVAHSSQSLHAVNSFNAWIAAGGMLCALGLAWLIARGIVRPLEKLSRSAESIARLDFQKTDVRTGDEIELLADSINGMSDKLKEAHGALEERNIRLQGFISDISHEFKTPIALIKAYASGIRDGLDDGTYLDVIDRKADEMSGLVDRLLLLAKLQHEPYRIMAFSFRELLDEALEPYRAAAEQVGIRFNVEAQPTSHPTVMGDRDKIAVVLDNFISNTLKYSAGPDVRIGLIDEGEHLHFTIRNALGSWNNQDPDLLWQPYYVLESSRNRALSGTGLGLSIVKTILEKHGAPHGVQVEDGEIRFDFSLPYDRG, translated from the coding sequence ATGAGTAAGCTGGGGCGAAAGCTGTTTTGGCGAATGGCGGCCATGCTGGCCGTTGTATTTATCGTTTCTGCATTAATTAATACGTATTTTCTGCCAAAGTATTTGCTGTATGAGAAAAAAACAGCCCTGGCGGAGCTGGCGGACATCGTTGCTTATAGCGGCCCAACCGAGTTGAAGCGGCGGGAGCAGGAGCTGGAGCGGCAATATGGCGCGACCATTGTCAGTGCGGAGCTTCAGACGAATCTGGACGAGCTGAACGATCGGCTGCTGCGGTTGCTTAATGCGGATGGCGTATCGTTATCCAGGTTTTGGCTGGCGGAAGAAGGGCTGGACCAACTGCTGCAAAACAAGCCGGTGTATAGGCTTTATAGCCAGACTAAGCTGAACACAAGCTTTCTCGTTACTTTTCTGCGGGCGGATGATCGGATCGTCGTCATTGGCTCACCCGTAGCGCATTCAAGCCAATCTCTGCATGCCGTCAACAGCTTCAACGCCTGGATTGCCGCTGGAGGAATGTTATGCGCTCTTGGTTTGGCATGGCTTATAGCCAGAGGAATCGTTCGCCCGCTGGAGAAGCTGTCTCGCAGTGCCGAAAGCATTGCCAGGCTTGATTTTCAGAAAACCGACGTTCGTACAGGGGATGAAATTGAGCTGTTGGCGGACAGCATCAACGGGATGAGCGATAAGCTGAAGGAGGCCCACGGCGCGCTAGAGGAGCGGAATATCCGGCTGCAGGGATTTATTTCGGACATTTCGCATGAGTTCAAAACTCCAATTGCGCTCATCAAAGCCTACGCCTCCGGTATTCGGGACGGGCTTGACGACGGCACTTATCTGGACGTAATCGACCGGAAAGCGGATGAGATGTCCGGGCTCGTCGACCGGCTGCTTCTGCTGGCAAAGCTGCAGCATGAGCCGTACCGGATCATGGCGTTTTCGTTCCGGGAGCTGCTGGATGAAGCGTTGGAACCTTATCGAGCCGCCGCTGAGCAGGTTGGTATTCGCTTTAACGTAGAGGCCCAGCCCACTTCTCATCCAACGGTGATGGGGGACCGGGACAAAATCGCTGTTGTGCTCGACAACTTTATTAGCAACACGCTTAAATACTCGGCAGGGCCTGATGTGCGCATCGGGCTAATCGATGAAGGCGAGCACCTTCATTTTACTATTCGCAATGCCCTCGGAAGCTGGAACAATCAAGATCCTGACTTGCTCTGGCAGCCTTATTACGTGTTGGAAAGCTCCCGCAACAGAGCCCTGAGCGGCACGGGACTGGGGCTTTCCATCGTCAAAACGATTCTGGAAAAACACGGAGCCCCGCATGGAGTACAGGTGGAGGATGGGGAGATCCGGTTTGATTTTTCCCTGCCGTACGATAGGGGATGA
- a CDS encoding DNA-binding response regulator, OmpR family, contains REC and winged-helix (wHTH) domain, whose product MNVLIADDDPDMLGIVSAYFRKEGFHVLPARNGQEALELSEEHKIDLAVLDWMMPQRSGIEVCRELKRQQYAKVILLTAKSAQDDELKALESGADDYVRKPFEPRILILRAKKLLHLEDAVTLGSLRVDLRGGKIYRDGMDLEATTKEFQILKCLIEHKGQILSRKALLDQVWGYDYLGEERTVDTHIRRLREKVGESLIKTHRGSGYSLGLPDE is encoded by the coding sequence ATGAACGTTCTCATTGCGGACGACGACCCCGACATGCTGGGCATCGTGTCCGCTTATTTTCGCAAGGAAGGCTTTCACGTTCTACCTGCCCGAAACGGGCAAGAGGCGCTGGAGCTGAGCGAGGAGCATAAAATCGACCTGGCCGTGCTCGATTGGATGATGCCGCAGCGAAGCGGAATCGAGGTATGCCGGGAGCTGAAGCGGCAGCAGTATGCCAAGGTCATTCTTTTGACAGCCAAAAGCGCCCAGGACGACGAGCTCAAAGCGCTCGAGAGCGGGGCAGATGATTACGTGCGCAAGCCGTTTGAGCCGCGGATTCTTATTTTACGAGCCAAAAAGCTGTTGCATCTGGAGGACGCCGTAACGCTGGGAAGCTTGCGGGTCGACTTGAGAGGCGGCAAAATCTACAGGGATGGCATGGACTTGGAGGCAACAACAAAGGAGTTCCAAATCCTGAAATGTCTGATTGAGCATAAGGGACAAATTCTCAGCCGCAAGGCGCTGCTCGACCAGGTGTGGGGATACGATTATTTGGGTGAGGAAAGGACGGTTGACACCCATATCCGCAGGCTTCGCGAAAAGGTGGGGGAGAGCCTTATCAAAACCCATCGGGGCAGCGGCTACAGCTTAGGTTTGCCGGATGAGTAA
- a CDS encoding Glycosyl hydrolase family 65, N-terminal domain — METRGIHSNSPATQWKEGMVSGNGLLGVIVYGDALKDTFIYQNTKFNVPNDGVRQAPDVSGVLKEVRDLTLSGDGNLAALKSSAAASAWLRQHTGDQEANWDIVHTYSFHPGYKASLDLTSSGSITQYDRWTNFETGEIGVEWQDDQGAWIRKTFVSRTDNVIVTFMEKPTGAAAFDASIGIDVESMPNFAKSKITAKKEVALDGDYLALKGKYAPYPHSPLKNGGYAGVTKILTDGSKQVKDGIVTITGATQLVMLTVLDRLEDNFELTDPAIVNQLLEELNAVVSKYTTNGSFDYTAMLSSHAAIHGEMMNRVSLHLESGPNERSLTSEQLIALQNENNKELNQTLVEKMFDSGRYAYISSSGYNPPRLMGLWTGEFMPEWSGDFTTDANVNLQIAGGNIGNTPEAMESFINLIMRHMDDWELNAERILGIRNAILAPPRTDGDGDPLTHFSITDGFPGQYWISGASWLLLPFYEYYLTFGNQAVPNGKGEKEPILDILYRTLTKLGNFYEGFLTEDYVDEQGKYIIVPTYSPENRPANRSSTLQPNSTMDIASARDALLMLIEVSKTVDPACDVSKWQRLLDRLPHYRYNPDESIQEWAMEGIEDNNFHRHISHLYPAWPSLESNSTENPKLKRGIIQALDNRIQNGDESAVHGLVHKGLVEARVHRGEGVYESLLPLFTESYIFSGLMMSHNDHFSSVYCTDGPITIPAVLMEALAYSDANSIVFLPALPAAFAKGEIKGLRARNRTTIATLRWDISNRTIHAVLRSDIDQQIRISSLFGIGEIQASGTSVSIVPDKANTRLLSLQAHQDASILITWPVLQVQG, encoded by the coding sequence TTGGAAACACGTGGTATACATTCAAATTCTCCTGCGACTCAATGGAAGGAAGGCATGGTTAGCGGTAATGGTCTACTGGGGGTTATTGTTTATGGAGATGCATTAAAGGACACCTTTATTTATCAAAACACGAAATTTAACGTTCCGAATGATGGCGTGCGGCAGGCACCTGATGTTAGCGGCGTCCTTAAAGAGGTCCGCGATTTAACCTTATCCGGAGATGGCAACTTAGCCGCATTAAAATCCTCCGCTGCAGCTTCGGCATGGTTACGACAACATACGGGTGATCAAGAAGCGAATTGGGATATCGTTCATACTTATTCCTTTCATCCCGGTTATAAGGCAAGCTTAGATCTAACTTCAAGCGGCTCCATTACGCAGTATGACCGATGGACAAATTTTGAGACAGGCGAAATTGGCGTGGAATGGCAGGATGATCAAGGAGCGTGGATTCGAAAAACATTCGTCTCCAGAACCGATAATGTCATCGTAACCTTTATGGAGAAGCCAACCGGCGCCGCTGCTTTTGATGCTTCCATTGGGATTGATGTGGAATCTATGCCCAATTTTGCGAAATCAAAAATAACGGCTAAAAAAGAAGTTGCCTTGGATGGAGATTATTTGGCGCTTAAAGGAAAATACGCGCCCTATCCACATTCGCCGCTCAAAAACGGCGGTTATGCAGGCGTGACTAAAATCTTGACTGACGGGAGTAAACAAGTCAAAGATGGAATCGTTACCATAACGGGGGCGACACAGCTTGTTATGTTGACGGTTTTGGATCGTCTGGAAGACAATTTTGAATTAACGGACCCCGCTATCGTGAACCAGCTGCTTGAGGAGCTTAATGCAGTTGTTAGCAAATACACAACCAACGGTTCTTTTGACTATACGGCAATGCTCTCCTCTCACGCCGCCATACATGGGGAGATGATGAACCGCGTCTCTCTACATTTGGAAAGCGGTCCGAATGAACGCAGCCTCACAAGCGAGCAGCTTATAGCTCTGCAAAATGAGAACAACAAAGAGCTGAACCAGACTTTGGTTGAAAAAATGTTCGATTCCGGACGTTACGCCTACATCTCATCGAGCGGTTACAATCCTCCTCGACTGATGGGGCTGTGGACCGGGGAATTCATGCCGGAGTGGAGCGGAGACTTTACGACGGACGCTAACGTGAACCTGCAAATCGCTGGAGGTAACATTGGCAATACGCCGGAGGCGATGGAGAGTTTTATCAATTTGATTATGCGCCATATGGATGACTGGGAATTAAATGCGGAGCGTATTTTGGGCATTCGCAATGCAATTCTGGCGCCGCCAAGAACGGATGGCGACGGCGATCCATTAACGCATTTTTCCATAACAGATGGTTTTCCGGGTCAATATTGGATCTCCGGCGCGAGCTGGCTCCTGCTTCCTTTTTATGAGTACTACTTAACCTTTGGCAATCAGGCCGTTCCAAACGGCAAAGGCGAGAAGGAACCGATTTTGGATATTCTTTATCGCACGCTGACTAAACTTGGCAACTTCTATGAAGGGTTTTTGACCGAAGATTACGTAGACGAGCAAGGAAAATACATCATTGTTCCGACCTATTCGCCTGAAAATCGTCCTGCAAACAGAAGCTCAACTCTTCAGCCCAATTCAACGATGGATATCGCGTCTGCGAGGGATGCGCTGCTGATGTTGATCGAAGTTTCTAAAACGGTTGACCCGGCCTGCGATGTGTCAAAGTGGCAGCGTTTATTGGATCGATTGCCCCACTATCGGTACAACCCGGACGAATCCATCCAGGAATGGGCGATGGAAGGGATTGAGGACAACAACTTCCACCGTCACATTAGTCATTTGTATCCCGCATGGCCGTCGTTGGAATCGAATAGCACGGAAAATCCAAAGCTCAAACGGGGCATTATTCAAGCGTTGGACAACCGAATTCAAAATGGAGATGAAAGCGCCGTACATGGACTCGTGCATAAAGGCCTTGTCGAGGCGCGGGTTCATCGGGGAGAAGGCGTTTATGAATCGCTACTGCCGTTGTTCACGGAAAGTTATATTTTCAGCGGTTTAATGATGTCGCATAATGATCACTTCTCGTCTGTCTACTGTACGGATGGGCCCATTACGATTCCAGCCGTGCTTATGGAAGCGTTGGCTTATTCCGACGCTAATTCCATCGTGTTTTTGCCTGCGCTTCCGGCTGCATTTGCCAAAGGAGAAATCAAAGGGCTTCGAGCAAGAAATCGAACAACAATTGCTACGTTGAGATGGGATATATCCAACCGGACCATTCATGCCGTGTTACGTTCGGATATTGATCAGCAAATCCGCATATCCAGCTTATTCGGAATTGGTGAGATTCAGGCCTCCGGAACATCGGTCTCCATTGTTCCTGACAAAGCTAATACCCGTTTGCTTTCCTTGCAGGCTCATCAAGATGCATCGATTTTGATTACTTGGCCTGTTCTTCAAGTGCAGGGTTAA
- a CDS encoding Copper amine oxidase N-terminal domain-containing protein — protein MKRMVIALSVLFILCIVQSSLVLAAAPPIKPIQIVANGEFIKIDIDPLSEQGHLFIPIRALASLGLSYSFNPASKMATVKNKNGDYIKLTESNKTALYNEKSIELSQPAQNKQGRFLVPIRLVSEILGYNVQYEEVRNFVFIDSKDFKSGTSIHNSINNEQDLYIARRAAISLPIVTNFKTLGRVGVTQQYSFPVGRADYYYYVDGPYTTFVEIKNGQAVALGQQQVQDRSPIKKTAGSLSPNVPLDEDPVMLPYRDGNVVFSSIGIGRATAAYDDDNNKRIERTNYMNTYWDVIQKIPK, from the coding sequence ATGAAGAGAATGGTTATTGCATTATCGGTGTTATTCATACTTTGCATTGTTCAGTCATCATTAGTACTTGCAGCAGCACCACCAATAAAACCAATTCAAATTGTTGCAAATGGAGAATTTATTAAAATCGACATTGATCCTTTATCCGAGCAGGGACACTTATTTATTCCCATAAGAGCGCTTGCTTCACTTGGATTATCCTATAGTTTTAATCCTGCCTCTAAAATGGCTACTGTGAAAAATAAAAATGGAGACTACATCAAACTGACAGAAAGCAATAAAACGGCTCTTTATAACGAAAAGAGCATTGAATTATCCCAGCCAGCTCAAAATAAACAGGGTAGGTTTCTCGTACCAATTCGACTTGTGAGTGAAATTCTTGGATATAACGTGCAATATGAAGAAGTTCGTAATTTTGTGTTTATTGATTCAAAAGATTTTAAGTCCGGTACTTCTATTCATAATTCTATTAATAATGAACAAGATCTTTATATTGCCAGGAGAGCCGCTATTTCCTTACCAATAGTTACAAACTTCAAAACATTAGGAAGAGTGGGTGTTACACAGCAGTATTCATTTCCAGTAGGTCGAGCGGATTATTATTACTATGTTGATGGTCCTTATACTACATTTGTTGAAATAAAAAATGGTCAAGCCGTAGCATTAGGTCAACAACAAGTACAAGATCGTTCCCCAATTAAAAAAACTGCAGGTAGCCTTTCGCCAAACGTGCCTTTAGATGAAGATCCTGTAATGTTGCCTTATCGTGATGGTAATGTAGTTTTTTCAAGTATCGGTATTGGAAGGGCTACAGCAGCATATGACGACGATAATAATAAAAGAATTGAACGCACAAATTATATGAATACCTATTGGGATGTTATTCAAAAAATTCCGAAATGA
- a CDS encoding bacitracin transport system permease protein, producing the protein MSLTAIIFRNLRKNIRHYYLYVFALIFSVALYFSFVTLQYDPAMEETKGSIKGAAALGAASMLLVAIVAVFLLYANTIFIKRRSKEIGLLQLIGLTKGRIFGLLTAENLMLYFASMVAGIAAGFAASRLILMILFKIIGVDALAKLRFSPEALLQTVIVFAAIYVLIMIMNYAFIKRQSILSLFRAVSVAQERIKKLSAAEIWLGLLGIAFILGGYYLSSELFGGRFVAMNELMTVMIAILALVIAGTYFFYKGSVSFIFNAIRRSRNGYLSVGEVLSLSSIMFRMKSNALLLTVITTISALAIGLLSLSYISYYSTDTQAKATVPNDFAFANEGAKNRLAAELDSRHIAYTVIHRKPVKAELDASRLMSDELRSGEREPILETQVLSETMVDGIQLEPDEAIFMDFGNAVQNFLSLKDKGDFQFIVPGGNMKQRMIGSKEESALSYNYGGGFPTAIVDDSVYQQLVKAAATDQNPDTKLSDYYGLDIKNGSNIKEAHGLFVGMELGASSFSQYEYKLNQRTNMGIIMFIVGFLGLTFLITSGCILYFKQMDESEEEKPNYTILRKLGFTQSNLLRGIRFKQLFNFGIPLIVGLSHSYFAVKSGWFFFGTEMLGPMFIVMALYTALYSTFGVLSVAYYKRVIKESL; encoded by the coding sequence GTGAGCCTGACTGCGATTATTTTTCGAAATCTGCGAAAGAACATTAGGCATTATTACCTTTATGTATTTGCACTTATTTTCAGCGTGGCATTGTATTTCTCCTTTGTGACGCTGCAGTATGACCCTGCCATGGAAGAAACGAAGGGCTCGATCAAAGGAGCTGCCGCTCTTGGGGCCGCCTCCATGCTGCTCGTTGCGATTGTGGCTGTGTTCCTGCTGTATGCCAATACGATTTTTATTAAGCGCAGAAGCAAAGAAATCGGCCTGCTGCAGCTGATCGGCTTGACGAAGGGACGCATCTTCGGACTGTTGACGGCTGAAAATCTGATGTTGTATTTCGCCTCGATGGTTGCAGGCATTGCCGCAGGATTTGCCGCCTCCAGACTGATTTTGATGATTCTGTTCAAAATTATCGGCGTGGACGCGCTGGCAAAGCTGCGTTTCTCTCCGGAAGCGCTGCTGCAGACGGTGATTGTGTTTGCTGCGATCTATGTCCTGATTATGATCATGAACTATGCGTTCATTAAACGGCAGAGCATTCTTTCCTTGTTCCGTGCCGTATCCGTAGCTCAAGAACGGATTAAAAAGCTGTCTGCAGCAGAAATATGGCTCGGGCTTTTAGGAATTGCCTTTATTTTGGGCGGCTATTACCTTTCCAGTGAGCTGTTCGGCGGAAGATTTGTGGCCATGAACGAGCTTATGACCGTCATGATCGCGATTTTGGCGCTTGTCATTGCGGGCACCTATTTTTTCTATAAAGGGTCCGTCAGCTTTATTTTCAACGCGATCCGCAGAAGCAGAAACGGTTATCTGTCCGTAGGCGAGGTGTTGTCGCTGTCCTCGATCATGTTCCGCATGAAATCGAACGCGCTGCTGCTCACCGTGATTACAACGATATCGGCTCTGGCTATCGGCCTGCTGTCGCTTAGTTATATTTCCTATTACTCAACCGATACGCAGGCAAAAGCGACCGTGCCGAATGATTTTGCCTTTGCTAACGAAGGGGCCAAAAATCGGCTTGCGGCTGAGCTTGATTCCCGCCATATCGCCTATACCGTTATTCACCGCAAGCCAGTAAAAGCTGAGCTGGACGCTTCGCGTCTTATGTCGGACGAATTGAGGAGCGGCGAAAGAGAGCCTATTCTTGAAACTCAAGTGCTCAGCGAAACGATGGTGGACGGCATTCAGCTGGAGCCGGATGAGGCTATATTTATGGATTTCGGGAATGCCGTCCAAAACTTCCTGTCGCTTAAAGACAAGGGGGATTTCCAGTTTATCGTTCCCGGCGGCAACATGAAGCAGCGGATGATCGGTTCTAAGGAGGAGTCTGCTCTATCCTACAATTATGGCGGAGGATTCCCTACAGCCATCGTTGATGACAGTGTATATCAGCAGCTTGTGAAAGCAGCAGCTACGGATCAGAATCCGGATACAAAGCTTTCTGATTATTATGGGCTGGATATTAAAAACGGTTCGAACATAAAAGAAGCGCATGGGCTGTTTGTTGGCATGGAGTTGGGTGCTTCAAGCTTTTCTCAGTATGAGTATAAATTGAACCAGCGGACTAATATGGGGATCATTATGTTTATTGTAGGTTTCCTTGGGCTGACGTTCCTCATAACATCCGGCTGCATTTTGTACTTCAAGCAGATGGATGAAAGCGAGGAGGAAAAGCCGAATTATACGATTTTGCGCAAGCTTGGCTTTACGCAGAGCAATCTGCTGCGCGGCATCCGCTTCAAGCAGTTGTTCAACTTTGGCATTCCGCTCATAGTTGGGCTGTCGCACAGTTATTTTGCGGTCAAATCCGGCTGGTTTTTCTTCGGCACGGAGATGCTGGGGCCAATGTTTATCGTAATGGCTTTGTACACGGCGCTTTATTCGACCTTCGGCGTTTTGTCCGTTGCGTACTACAAGCGGGTTATTAAAGAGTCTTTGTAA
- a CDS encoding bacitracin transport system ATP-binding protein, which yields MVILEADKIHKIYGNKFNRQEVLKGIDLKVNRGEFVGIMGPSGSGKTTLLNVLSSIDTLSEGSIKIEGKQFTGMKEKDLAEFRKNHLGFIFQEYNLLDTLTVKENVLLPLSIKKISKKSALEKFKQVAGELGIFELADKYPSEISGGQKQRTSAARAFVHEPSIIFADEPTGALDSKSASDLLHKLSSLNERLAATIVMVTHDPVAASYCSRVVFIKDGQIYSQLHKGEEPRQSFLSDIMKTQGVLGGVQG from the coding sequence ATGGTCATTTTAGAAGCGGATAAAATTCACAAAATATACGGCAACAAGTTTAATCGGCAGGAGGTGCTGAAAGGCATCGATCTGAAAGTGAACAGGGGCGAATTTGTAGGCATTATGGGTCCGTCCGGCTCAGGCAAAACAACTTTGCTGAACGTATTGTCCTCCATTGATACATTGAGCGAGGGAAGCATCAAGATTGAAGGAAAGCAATTTACGGGCATGAAGGAAAAGGATTTGGCGGAATTTCGCAAAAATCATCTCGGGTTTATTTTTCAGGAGTACAATCTGCTCGACACCTTGACGGTGAAGGAAAATGTGCTGCTGCCGCTTTCAATCAAAAAGATATCCAAAAAATCTGCGCTTGAGAAATTCAAGCAGGTCGCCGGAGAGCTTGGCATCTTTGAGCTGGCCGACAAGTATCCAAGCGAAATTTCCGGCGGTCAAAAACAGCGCACCTCCGCGGCCAGAGCTTTTGTGCACGAGCCAAGCATTATCTTTGCGGATGAGCCGACCGGCGCGCTCGATTCCAAGTCGGCGTCGGATTTGCTCCATAAGCTGAGCAGCTTGAACGAAAGACTTGCGGCTACAATCGTGATGGTTACCCATGATCCTGTCGCCGCCAGCTACTGCAGCCGTGTCGTTTTCATTAAGGATGGCCAAATCTATTCGCAGCTGCATAAGGGCGAGGAGCCGAGGCAGTCGTTCTTGAGCGACATCATGAAAACTCAAGGCGTACTGGGCGGTGTTCAAGGGTGA